The genomic interval GAAGACGGTGATGTCCGGGACCATCGACTCGTAGATCAACTGCTGCAAAAACTCCGCTTTGGCCCGGTCGTCAAAAAAATTGGTCTGCTTGAGTTCAAATTCCTTCCAGATCTCCAACTGATCTGGGCCTCCTTTTTTCAGATCATTGAGGATGTTCTTGATAAAAAGGATGTGCTGTTCCTCTTCCCTGATCAATTGGTTGAACGCACTCACTGCCGCTCCCCATCCCATCCGCTGCAGAGAATTTTGAAAGAAGCTTTTGCCTGTCTCTTCCTGGTTCAGGGCATATTCGAAAACCCTGATCAGATCCTTGTCCGCCGACAAAGGGGCCTCCTTTCATATCACGGTTATCGAGCTTCAATCTCAAGTCGAGCGTTGTCTCTTTGCCCTCAGTCTAACGCCTTTCCTGCCCAAAGTCAAAGGCTCCGGAGAGAAGACGGACTAATCTCTTGTTCCAGAGCGATAAACCCTTTGCGACCTGCTTCCGATCATTGTCATGATCTCGTATGAAATGGTACCTGCCTTCGCGGCGATTTCGTGAAAGGTTATCTCTTCGTCACCCTGCCTGCCGATGAGGACCACTTCGTCCTCTTCTTCAATCCCCGGGACTTCCGTGACATCGACCATTGTCAGGTCCATGCAGACCCTTCCGACTACGGGGACCCTCTTCCCCCTGATAATGACATCAGCCCTATTTGAAAGGGCCCTGCTGTAACCGTCTGCATACCCCACCGGCAAGACCGCGATGAGACTCTCTCTTCGTGTGATAAAGGTCCTGCCATAGCTCACCGGCATTCCCTT from Thermodesulfovibrionales bacterium carries:
- a CDS encoding ferritin family protein, with protein sequence MSADKDLIRVFEYALNQEETGKSFFQNSLQRMGWGAAVSAFNQLIREEEQHILFIKNILNDLKKGGPDQLEIWKEFELKQTNFFDDRAKAEFLQQLIYESMVPDITVFSVAWLIEKDLSEFYENMAEQTQGKVKEAFTMLAGWEKGHERFFREYREKLDEIYGHMAWGG